From Carettochelys insculpta isolate YL-2023 chromosome 3, ASM3395843v1, whole genome shotgun sequence, a single genomic window includes:
- the IMP3 gene encoding U3 small nucleolar ribonucleoprotein IMP3 — MVRKLKFHEQKLLKRLDLVAWEAASGNLAELRVLRRYRLQRREDYTRYNQLSRAVRELGRRIRDLGEADAAFRARCTAALLEKLYGLGLVSSKHSLEQCERVSASSFCRRRLPCLMLRLRMAQSLRDAVTFIEQGHVRVGPEVVTDPACLVTRAMEDFVTWTDSSRIRQHVLNYNQERDDFDLAC, encoded by the coding sequence ATGGTGCGCAAGCTGAAGTTCCACGAGCAGAAGCTGCTCAAGCGGCTGGACCTGGTGGCCTGGGAGGCAGCCTCGGGAAACTTGGCCGAGCTGCGAGTGCTGCGGCGCTACCGCCTGCAGCGGCGGGAGGACTACACCCGCTACAACCAGCTGAGCCGCGCCGTGCGCGAGCTGGGCCGCCGCATCCGCGACCTGGGCGAGGCCGACGCGGCTTTCCGGGCCCGCTGCACCGCCGCGCTGCTGGAGAAGCTCtacgggctggggctggtgagctCCAAGCACTCGCTGGAGCAGTGCGAGCGGGTCTCGGCCAGCTCCTTCTGCCGCCGCCGCCTGCCCTGCCTCATGCTGCGGCTCCGCATGGCCCAGAGCCTGCGCGATGCCGTCACCTTCATCGAGCAGGGACACGTGCGGGTGGGGCCCGAGGTGGTGACCGACCCCGCCTGCCTGGTGACCCGGGCCATGGAGGATTTCGTCACCTGGACCGACTCCTCCCGCATCCGCCAGCACGTGCTGAACTACAACCAGGAGCGGGATGACTTCGACCTGGCCTGCTAG